The following are from one region of the Roseobacter fucihabitans genome:
- a CDS encoding class I SAM-dependent methyltransferase — protein sequence MTQLKIKNLRSSNTATIAKAIPMTSRRIGSWEFMISRWPLSTTDLASRYDAVSGKWARTARRFQLNTAYQEPLLTSQVVIELMQIEPKAQILDCGVGNGSLSIALDSIKKGPIDFHAIDTSAEMLVQAKSVMQYAGLAPRLQQADVMSLPYEDQSFDVVMAAHVLEHLPNPQRALTEMVRVLKPGGMVFLCVTRPSLFGVVVQLLWRTRAITEQQGIDWLYASQLVDVGYQPVRLGSFAGFGSTAFWARRPK from the coding sequence ATGACGCAGCTAAAAATCAAAAACCTCAGGTCGTCAAACACCGCCACGATAGCAAAGGCAATCCCCATGACCTCTCGTCGCATTGGCTCTTGGGAATTCATGATCAGCAGGTGGCCGCTCTCCACGACGGATCTTGCCAGCCGTTACGACGCGGTCTCGGGCAAATGGGCGCGGACGGCGCGTCGTTTCCAATTGAATACCGCGTATCAGGAACCGCTTTTGACCTCTCAGGTCGTGATAGAACTTATGCAGATTGAGCCAAAGGCGCAGATACTTGATTGCGGCGTCGGAAATGGGAGCCTTTCGATCGCACTTGATAGCATCAAGAAGGGTCCGATCGACTTCCATGCCATTGATACCTCTGCTGAAATGCTTGTACAGGCCAAGTCCGTGATGCAGTACGCCGGGCTGGCCCCGCGCCTTCAACAGGCCGATGTTATGTCATTGCCTTATGAGGATCAGTCTTTTGATGTTGTTATGGCCGCGCATGTCCTTGAACATCTGCCGAATCCGCAACGTGCCCTTACAGAGATGGTTCGTGTTCTAAAGCCGGGTGGGATGGTGTTCCTTTGCGTGACGCGCCCCTCACTTTTTGGAGTAGTTGTCCAACTTCTGTGGCGCACACGGGCGATAACAGAACAACAAGGCATTGATTGGCTGTACGCATCCCAGCTTGTTGATGTCGGATACCAACCGGTTCGGCTTGGTTCCTTTGCTGGCTTCGGGAGCACTGCTTTTTGGGCCCGGCGGCCAAAATGA
- a CDS encoding LysR family transcriptional regulator encodes MEWKRSAFDWNQARAFLVTAEEGSLSAAARALGLTQPTLSRQVVGLEEALGLTLFERTSRALLLTQSGLELLAHFRMMGDAANSISLAATGQSQAVTGHVLISATDLMATHFLSPVLKTLRATAPDLQIEIIATNELSDLRRREADIAIRHGRPKDETLFAKRLRDTNAHLFASKEYLDEVGRPETLADLEKLKFVGVDKPEQRLGLMASRGVNLTTANFNFSTSSATLTLELVRQGFGIGILPIDIGVAYPELENPFSAFEPISIETWLVAHRELKTNLRIRVVFDLLAEGIG; translated from the coding sequence GTGGAGTGGAAACGATCAGCTTTCGACTGGAACCAAGCGCGGGCGTTTCTCGTCACCGCCGAAGAAGGATCGCTGTCCGCAGCCGCACGCGCGCTTGGACTGACGCAACCAACGCTGAGCCGACAGGTCGTGGGCCTCGAAGAGGCGCTTGGTTTGACACTTTTTGAGCGGACATCGCGCGCACTCTTGCTGACACAATCCGGCTTAGAATTGCTGGCCCACTTTCGGATGATGGGCGATGCGGCAAACAGCATATCCCTTGCCGCAACGGGCCAATCCCAAGCTGTGACTGGACATGTGTTGATTTCGGCCACAGACCTGATGGCAACCCATTTTCTATCGCCAGTCCTCAAGACATTGCGCGCAACCGCACCAGACCTTCAGATCGAGATTATCGCAACAAATGAGTTAAGCGACTTGCGGCGGCGTGAGGCTGACATCGCAATCCGTCATGGTCGCCCCAAAGACGAGACCTTGTTTGCAAAACGGCTTCGCGATACCAACGCACATCTGTTTGCTTCAAAAGAGTACCTCGACGAAGTGGGGCGCCCCGAGACGCTTGCAGATCTTGAAAAATTGAAGTTTGTCGGTGTCGACAAACCAGAACAGCGGCTTGGTTTGATGGCATCTCGTGGCGTAAATCTGACGACTGCAAATTTCAATTTTTCGACGTCGAGTGCCACACTCACGCTCGAACTTGTCCGTCAAGGTTTTGGGATCGGCATTCTCCCTATCGACATCGGGGTGGCTTATCCAGAACTCGAAAACCCTTTCTCGGCGTTTGAGCCGATCAGTATCGAGACATGGCTGGTGGCTCACCGCGAGCTAAAGACCAATCTAAGAATTCGCGTGGTTTTTGATCTGCTGGCAGAAGGCATTGGATAG